The following proteins are encoded in a genomic region of Dyadobacter sp. UC 10:
- a CDS encoding response regulator, which yields MENGQTVHLGDDDEDDRMLIKDALEEANPNVTVIEAEDGQELIENVKNSDDLSETVVVVDMNMPKMNGIEAIKEIRADPELVDLPTVMLSTSSNPELKKKALAAGADDFFVKPNSFTALLEIAKGIINRFLGKN from the coding sequence ATGGAAAATGGGCAGACAGTGCATCTCGGGGACGATGACGAGGACGACAGAATGCTGATTAAAGACGCGTTGGAAGAAGCCAACCCGAATGTAACCGTCATAGAAGCGGAGGATGGTCAGGAGCTGATCGAGAATGTAAAAAACTCGGACGACCTGTCAGAAACCGTAGTGGTAGTAGATATGAATATGCCGAAAATGAATGGCATAGAAGCAATTAAAGAAATCAGGGCTGATCCGGAGCTGGTCGACCTGCCTACCGTGATGTTGTCGACTTCCAGCAATCCCGAACTCAAAAAGAAAGCGCTGGCGGCGGGAGCCGACGACTTCTTTGTAAAACCTAACAGTTTCACAGCCCTGCTCGAAATCGCAAAAGGGATTATCAACAGGTTCCTGGGGAAAAATTAA
- a CDS encoding oxygenase MpaB family protein encodes MKWFVKEGSIVREIWGKADTILFIFAGASAEFAVNKAVDWLYFTGKLPADPLGRLFSTVTYARKIVFAQHDDAVRAINQIAAIHKEVENKRGAQIPDWAYRDVLFMLIDYSIRSFELLERKLSTGEKAEIFDVFNRVGLGMGIRGLPATFEEWEVMRREHLLENLAKSNYSIDLYKQYKKHLGLGRYHLLKQVQAQITPATVNELLALGGGPVIGIILPLYQALRKIRLQNLLRNLILPEAYKPQILSLDAI; translated from the coding sequence ATGAAATGGTTTGTAAAAGAAGGTTCCATCGTGCGGGAAATCTGGGGAAAGGCGGACACGATCCTTTTCATTTTTGCAGGGGCTTCCGCCGAATTTGCTGTTAATAAAGCAGTGGACTGGCTGTACTTTACCGGAAAGCTTCCGGCAGACCCGCTGGGCCGGTTATTTTCTACAGTAACTTACGCGCGCAAGATTGTTTTTGCACAACACGATGACGCTGTCCGGGCTATAAACCAGATTGCGGCGATCCATAAGGAAGTTGAAAACAAACGCGGTGCACAAATTCCGGACTGGGCTTACAGGGATGTATTATTTATGCTTATCGATTATTCCATCCGCTCTTTTGAATTGCTGGAAAGGAAACTGAGTACCGGCGAGAAAGCGGAGATTTTCGATGTCTTTAACCGGGTCGGGCTCGGAATGGGCATTAGGGGTTTACCCGCCACCTTTGAAGAATGGGAGGTAATGCGCAGGGAGCATTTGCTCGAAAATCTGGCAAAAAGTAACTATTCGATCGATCTATATAAACAATACAAAAAGCACCTGGGCCTGGGGCGTTATCATCTGCTCAAACAGGTACAGGCGCAGATTACCCCCGCCACAGTGAATGAACTGCTCGCTCTGGGCGGCGGACCGGTAATAGGTATTATTTTGCCGCTTTATCAGGCACTGCGAAAAATCAGGCTGCAGAACTTGCTGCGCAATCTAATCTTGCCGGAAGCATACAAGCCGCAAATCCTGAGTTTGGACGCGATATGA
- a CDS encoding NmrA family NAD(P)-binding protein — translation MYIILGATGHVGTAVAETLLARGEEVTVITRNAGKSDDWQQKGAKVAVADIRDVEGFRQILQKGKRLFFLNPPAPPTSDTIAEERKNMHAIVSALEGSGLEKIVAQSTYGAQDKDGIGDLGVLYEMEQALAKTNIPTTILRGAYYMSNWDVFLESAREEQKIYTLYPADFKIAMVAPEDIGRFAAHLLTEAVEKTGLHHIEGPAVYAPADVAEAFSQVLGKKVDTVVIPRNEWVSYLTKMGFSQKAAESMAAMTAVTLDEKYDLGSAPERGQTTIRAYIKKLVKATT, via the coding sequence ATGTACATCATACTGGGAGCAACCGGACATGTCGGAACGGCAGTCGCTGAAACGTTACTCGCTCGGGGTGAGGAAGTGACCGTGATTACGCGTAATGCCGGCAAGTCGGACGATTGGCAACAGAAAGGCGCGAAGGTCGCAGTCGCTGATATCCGCGATGTGGAGGGATTTCGTCAAATTTTACAAAAAGGGAAAAGGTTATTCTTTTTAAATCCCCCGGCCCCTCCGACATCAGACACCATCGCAGAGGAACGGAAAAACATGCATGCGATTGTTTCTGCGTTGGAAGGTTCGGGTTTAGAAAAGATTGTGGCGCAGTCTACTTATGGCGCTCAGGATAAGGACGGTATCGGCGATCTGGGCGTGCTTTACGAAATGGAACAGGCGCTCGCCAAAACCAATATTCCCACCACTATTCTGCGCGGAGCCTATTATATGAGCAACTGGGACGTATTTCTCGAATCAGCCAGAGAGGAGCAGAAAATTTACACATTGTACCCTGCCGATTTTAAAATCGCGATGGTAGCCCCCGAAGATATTGGCCGTTTTGCCGCCCACTTGTTGACTGAGGCGGTTGAAAAAACAGGGCTGCATCACATTGAAGGACCTGCTGTGTACGCTCCGGCTGATGTGGCAGAAGCTTTTTCGCAGGTTTTGGGCAAAAAAGTAGACACGGTAGTCATACCGAGGAATGAATGGGTCTCTTATCTGACAAAAATGGGCTTCTCTCAAAAAGCCGCAGAATCCATGGCCGCGATGACCGCCGTTACACTGGATGAGAAATATGACTTAGGCAGTGCACCAGAGCGCGGCCAGACTACAATCCGGGCTTACATCAAAAAACTCGTCAAAGCCACCACATGA
- a CDS encoding outer membrane beta-barrel protein, which translates to MKNAILLLLSLFFLARSLHAQEARSFRKFGLGIYGGPQILGKIYDNDKLSKISGAAVGLDFRYAFSKEPQGFSLHFQPAFNSFREFSSEGANTQVYRETTWRWKAFHLPLLARYTISSGKVRPFAELGPMLRFRTALTVKQGGTICGVAGCGPIGLADNIHPETSRDPVGFIAGAGVEVDLWKITVPVAVRIQEGFGTYKMESVRYDGPYYYEKFKTRTIQVTVGVAWP; encoded by the coding sequence ATGAAAAACGCAATTCTACTGCTCTTGTCCCTATTTTTTCTAGCCCGATCGCTTCACGCCCAGGAGGCACGTTCTTTCAGGAAATTTGGCCTGGGTATTTACGGCGGGCCACAGATTTTGGGGAAAATATATGACAATGATAAGCTCTCTAAAATTTCAGGCGCTGCTGTCGGGCTGGACTTCCGGTATGCATTCTCGAAGGAGCCGCAGGGATTCTCGTTGCATTTTCAACCCGCGTTCAATTCTTTCCGTGAGTTTTCGTCGGAAGGTGCCAATACGCAAGTCTATCGGGAAACGACATGGCGGTGGAAAGCTTTTCATCTGCCACTCCTGGCCAGGTACACGATTTCTTCCGGCAAAGTCCGTCCCTTCGCCGAGCTCGGCCCTATGCTCAGGTTCCGAACCGCACTGACTGTCAAGCAGGGAGGCACGATATGCGGCGTCGCAGGCTGCGGCCCAATAGGGTTAGCCGATAACATTCACCCGGAAACCAGCCGCGATCCGGTAGGTTTTATCGCGGGTGCTGGCGTGGAGGTTGATCTCTGGAAAATCACTGTTCCCGTTGCCGTCAGGATTCAGGAGGGCTTTGGTACCTACAAAATGGAAAGTGTCCGGTATGACGGACCCTATTATTATGAAAAGTTCAAAACCAGGACGATACAAGTTACCGTAGGAGTAGCCTGGCCATAA
- a CDS encoding VOC family protein produces MEKIDLHPYLMFDGNCRAAFEFYQNVFGGELNFMTYGDMDGNCPAGVRDQIMHGTLMGGSVEFMGGDAPEGMSLGAGKIALSLSGFDEAILREKYNALSEGGTIVIPIDRQMWGDIYGAFQDKFGIDWMVDIRIA; encoded by the coding sequence ATGGAAAAAATAGATTTGCATCCGTATTTAATGTTTGATGGAAATTGCCGGGCGGCGTTTGAGTTTTATCAGAACGTTTTTGGTGGGGAGCTGAATTTTATGACTTATGGAGATATGGACGGAAACTGTCCTGCCGGAGTCCGCGATCAAATCATGCACGGCACGCTTATGGGCGGCTCCGTCGAATTCATGGGTGGTGACGCGCCCGAAGGAATGTCGCTTGGAGCCGGAAAGATCGCCCTGTCCCTCAGCGGTTTCGACGAGGCAATATTGCGTGAAAAGTATAATGCATTAAGCGAAGGGGGCACTATTGTAATCCCGATCGACCGGCAAATGTGGGGTGATATTTACGGAGCATTTCAGGACAAATTCGGCATTGACTGGATGGTAGATATCAGGATTGCTTAG
- a CDS encoding DUF2911 domain-containing protein, giving the protein MKTTTLLKGFALLLAGTLTANVSQAQDKPKPSPAETATGKAGGATITISYSAPSVKGRKIFGELVPYDKVWRAGANEATIFQTDKDIMVEGQALKAGKYSLYAIPGANEWSFIFNSETGQWGIKRGGDTSKDPAKDVLTVKAKPMKSGSMAEKLAYEVTANGFVLRWDNTEVPVAIK; this is encoded by the coding sequence ATGAAAACGACAACACTTCTGAAAGGTTTTGCACTGTTGCTGGCTGGCACTTTGACCGCCAATGTGAGCCAGGCGCAGGACAAACCCAAGCCAAGCCCCGCCGAAACTGCAACCGGAAAAGCAGGTGGCGCCACTATTACGATCAGTTATTCCGCACCTTCCGTAAAGGGACGCAAGATATTTGGCGAGCTCGTTCCTTATGACAAGGTATGGCGGGCAGGCGCGAATGAAGCTACTATCTTTCAGACTGATAAAGATATCATGGTAGAAGGGCAAGCACTGAAAGCAGGTAAATACAGCCTTTACGCGATTCCCGGAGCAAACGAGTGGTCGTTTATATTCAACTCGGAAACCGGTCAGTGGGGGATCAAGAGGGGAGGAGATACGTCCAAAGACCCGGCAAAAGACGTGCTGACGGTCAAAGCAAAGCCTATGAAAAGTGGTTCTATGGCCGAAAAACTCGCTTATGAGGTAACCGCCAACGGATTTGTGCTCCGCTGGGATAATACGGAAGTCCCGGTAGCAATTAAGTAA
- a CDS encoding DUF72 domain-containing protein: protein MVENQAGKFYAGTSGLVLPVPNKQFYPPEFQDKSRLTYYGSLFNSIEINSSFYKIPQASTVRSWATQVPEDFTFTFKLWRGITHNKSLAFDRADVRKFMEVIGQADAKKGCLLVQFPPSLKVMMRPQLEKLLGTISEVDPDKSWKAALEFRDSSWYTEDTFELADSLGFEIVRHDKPGSAPGLLESELDFTYLRFHGPKGDYRGQYEDDVLIEYAESIRDWLDSGKTVFAYFNNTMGEAMKNLTLLNACVNGAQEDQ, encoded by the coding sequence ATGGTTGAAAATCAAGCCGGAAAATTTTATGCTGGCACAAGCGGACTGGTATTGCCGGTTCCCAACAAGCAATTTTATCCCCCTGAATTTCAGGATAAAAGTCGCCTTACTTACTATGGATCGCTGTTCAACAGTATTGAGATCAACAGTTCATTTTACAAAATCCCGCAGGCCTCCACTGTCAGGAGCTGGGCAACGCAGGTTCCGGAAGATTTTACATTCACATTCAAGCTCTGGCGCGGGATCACGCACAACAAAAGCCTTGCATTCGATCGGGCGGATGTGCGGAAATTTATGGAAGTGATCGGCCAGGCTGACGCGAAGAAGGGCTGCCTGCTCGTACAGTTTCCGCCATCTTTAAAAGTAATGATGCGTCCTCAGCTGGAAAAACTACTGGGCACCATTTCCGAAGTGGATCCGGACAAAAGCTGGAAAGCTGCGCTCGAATTTCGCGACAGCTCCTGGTATACCGAAGATACCTTTGAATTGGCCGATTCATTAGGTTTTGAAATCGTCCGCCACGACAAGCCAGGTTCCGCACCCGGTTTACTGGAATCGGAGTTAGACTTTACATACCTGCGTTTCCATGGACCAAAGGGCGATTACCGGGGCCAGTACGAGGATGATGTATTAATTGAATATGCCGAAAGCATCCGGGATTGGCTGGACTCCGGAAAAACTGTCTTTGCCTATTTTAATAATACGATGGGCGAAGCGATGAAAAATTTGACCCTGTTAAATGCATGCGTAAACGGGGCGCAAGAGGATCAATGA
- a CDS encoding ABC transporter permease translates to MFKNYLKIAVRNLLRNKGFSAINILGLSVGMASALLILLWMYNELSYDRFHSKGDRLYSAWNRGVFDGKLQCWSSTPKILCPTLKEEYPEIANVSRNYSRWYVTKVGETKISTEAMTTDAAFLEMFDFELVRGNAKTALNNISSIVLTQKMAIKMFGTEEAMGKTLTIDKDNFTVTGILKDLPVNTGFTFEYLLPWQYMKKTGQDDDHWGNNSVKTYIELKPGTNPASFAEKIKDVTIRHSNKTEEHEVFIHPISKWHLYSNFENGKVAGGRIILVRLFGVIAAFILLIACINFMNLSTARSEKRAKEVGIRKTAGANKGLLVGQFIGESVMISLIAGTMAFVMVMAALPAFNSLIGKNLELPFSSIYFWLAVLAFIVLTGIVAGSYPAFFLSSFKPIAILKGTFKRTNAAVSPRKVLVVVQFSFAIVLIISTLIVGQQIKYAQRRDAGYDRGQVLFHWITGDLEKNYRQIKTELLASGIASVTKTASPLSNVNSDTWGIEWRGKNQGEKIDFDRFSEDEGLVKTAGLQLIAGRDMDLSKFPSDSAAMILNESAAKIMRFKDPIGEIVKDGDKVYRVVGVVKDFVIGSPYEHARPMVIEGAQSYFNVIHIKLGTERSSADQLKTVEAIFRRYNPDYPFEYHFVDQDYALKFEDTRRIATLTGLFAGLTIFISCLGLFGLAAYMAENRVKEIGVRKVLGASVASIATLLSREFMVLVGISILIAIPAAWYMMSLWLSDFSYRVGIQWWVFALAGILAIVVSLLTVSYQAIRAALLDPVKSLRSE, encoded by the coding sequence ATGTTCAAAAACTATCTCAAAATCGCCGTTCGCAATCTGTTGCGGAACAAAGGATTTTCAGCAATCAATATATTGGGGCTGTCTGTCGGCATGGCCAGCGCACTGCTGATCCTGCTCTGGATGTACAATGAACTGAGCTACGACAGATTTCACAGCAAAGGCGACCGGCTCTATTCAGCCTGGAACCGTGGTGTTTTTGACGGAAAACTTCAATGCTGGAGTAGTACTCCCAAGATACTCTGCCCTACATTAAAGGAAGAATATCCGGAAATAGCGAACGTCTCGCGCAACTATTCGCGCTGGTATGTGACCAAGGTAGGCGAAACGAAAATATCCACAGAGGCGATGACGACAGACGCCGCGTTCCTGGAAATGTTCGATTTCGAACTGGTCCGGGGGAATGCGAAAACGGCGCTCAATAACATCAGCTCCATTGTCCTGACCCAGAAAATGGCGATTAAGATGTTTGGTACGGAGGAGGCAATGGGAAAGACACTGACGATCGACAAGGACAATTTCACTGTAACCGGTATTTTGAAAGATTTGCCGGTGAATACGGGATTCACCTTCGAATACCTTCTCCCATGGCAGTACATGAAAAAGACCGGGCAGGACGATGATCATTGGGGAAACAACTCCGTTAAAACCTACATTGAGCTGAAACCAGGCACAAACCCGGCTTCGTTTGCAGAAAAGATCAAGGATGTAACGATCAGGCATTCCAACAAAACCGAAGAGCATGAAGTGTTCATCCACCCCATCAGCAAGTGGCACTTGTATTCCAATTTCGAAAACGGGAAAGTGGCGGGAGGCCGTATCATCCTTGTACGACTCTTTGGTGTGATCGCGGCATTTATTTTGCTGATCGCCTGTATCAATTTCATGAACCTCAGTACCGCACGCAGCGAAAAGCGTGCAAAAGAAGTGGGTATCCGCAAAACGGCCGGGGCTAATAAAGGTCTGCTCGTCGGGCAATTTATAGGCGAATCGGTGATGATATCTCTGATTGCCGGCACCATGGCATTCGTGATGGTGATGGCTGCGCTACCCGCATTCAATTCATTGATCGGCAAAAACCTGGAACTTCCCTTTTCCAGCATTTATTTCTGGCTTGCCGTCCTGGCTTTTATTGTACTCACAGGCATCGTCGCCGGAAGTTACCCCGCGTTTTTCCTCTCTTCATTCAAGCCGATTGCAATACTGAAGGGGACTTTTAAACGAACTAATGCAGCTGTCAGCCCGCGAAAAGTGCTGGTGGTAGTGCAGTTCAGTTTCGCGATTGTCCTGATCATTTCGACGCTTATCGTGGGACAGCAGATCAAATATGCGCAGCGCCGCGACGCAGGCTATGACCGCGGGCAGGTCTTGTTTCACTGGATCACCGGTGATCTTGAAAAAAACTACCGTCAGATCAAAACCGAACTGCTTGCTTCGGGCATTGCTTCGGTCACCAAAACGGCGTCGCCACTGAGCAATGTCAACAGCGATACCTGGGGGATTGAATGGAGGGGTAAAAACCAGGGAGAAAAAATAGATTTTGACCGTTTCAGCGAAGACGAAGGACTGGTAAAAACAGCCGGCCTACAACTTATCGCAGGCCGCGATATGGATCTTTCAAAATTCCCTTCCGACTCCGCAGCAATGATCCTCAATGAATCGGCTGCCAAAATTATGCGTTTCAAGGATCCTATCGGCGAGATCGTGAAAGATGGCGACAAAGTTTACCGTGTAGTAGGTGTGGTAAAAGATTTTGTGATCGGTTCTCCCTACGAGCATGCGCGCCCGATGGTGATTGAAGGCGCCCAGAGCTATTTCAACGTAATCCACATCAAACTCGGTACTGAAAGATCTTCGGCAGATCAGCTTAAAACTGTCGAGGCTATTTTCAGAAGATATAATCCTGACTACCCTTTTGAGTATCACTTTGTGGACCAGGATTACGCCTTAAAATTTGAGGATACCCGGCGCATTGCAACACTAACAGGCCTTTTTGCAGGACTTACCATCTTTATTTCCTGCCTGGGACTCTTCGGCCTCGCTGCTTATATGGCTGAAAACCGGGTAAAGGAAATCGGGGTGCGAAAGGTGCTCGGCGCATCGGTAGCGAGTATAGCCACGCTACTTTCCAGAGAATTCATGGTTCTGGTAGGCATTTCCATCCTCATCGCAATCCCGGCGGCATGGTACATGATGAGTTTGTGGCTCAGCGATTTTTCCTACCGGGTCGGCATACAATGGTGGGTTTTCGCTCTTGCTGGTATCCTCGCCATTGTCGTTTCGCTCCTGACGGTCAGCTACCAGGCGATCAGAGCAGCTTTACTTGATCCCGTCAAAAGCCTTCGCAGCGAGTAA
- a CDS encoding porin family protein, with product MKKLLFAAVLFVSVQSAFAQSFSIGPKAGLNISNYTGGNIESNALVGYHLGGILNYGFGKVFSIQPEVLFSTQGAKVDNAGSKSEFKISYVTVPVMLKFKTNGGFYFEFGPQAGFRTSSNIPDQTINNFAKNLDLAAAAGIGYQSPIGLGVGVRYVAGLSKVGDFSGHSIDPDFKNSVIQASLFWAIPLVK from the coding sequence ATGAAAAAATTACTATTTGCAGCTGTACTGTTCGTGTCTGTACAGTCAGCTTTTGCCCAATCATTCAGTATCGGCCCCAAGGCGGGTTTGAACATCAGTAACTATACCGGCGGTAATATAGAGTCGAATGCACTGGTGGGATACCATCTTGGCGGTATCCTAAATTATGGTTTTGGAAAAGTGTTCTCGATACAACCCGAAGTGCTTTTTTCTACCCAGGGCGCGAAAGTTGACAATGCTGGCTCTAAGTCCGAGTTCAAGATCAGTTACGTGACGGTGCCGGTAATGCTTAAGTTTAAGACCAACGGCGGGTTTTATTTTGAATTTGGCCCGCAGGCAGGTTTCAGGACTTCTTCTAATATCCCTGACCAGACTATCAATAATTTTGCGAAAAACCTCGATCTCGCGGCAGCCGCAGGTATCGGGTATCAGTCACCGATCGGACTGGGTGTTGGTGTAAGATATGTTGCCGGGCTTTCCAAAGTGGGGGATTTTTCAGGTCACAGCATTGACCCGGACTTCAAAAACAGCGTAATCCAGGCAAGTTTATTCTGGGCTATTCCTTTGGTTAAATAA
- a CDS encoding helix-turn-helix transcriptional regulator, producing MKVLSLHLKNFFDYARLRGLTKSDQAYFESKLPPDWAAEQTMIERAAFCDALAVLRQAVGDPYLGVKAGNFMALKLLGAIYQISLQTNTVEEAFHYLQSYMEATFPMIRARTAISGDSASVILTIEEGNTDLDRIILENVLTIISRELQMMAGKITNLTITSPFVDENYPSGWEQGTGFSVSFDSIILKASLKDVNQLRLDILIPEYLKMISQLDTTDKFSDKVRITMLSMSDPELPDIDSVCDVMCLTARTLQRKLLKEEITYRKITEDLKKQICSFLILHEPYPIASLSYILGYSEPASFIHSFKKWYGNSPHKVRKALLAAG from the coding sequence ATGAAAGTGCTTTCACTACATCTGAAAAATTTTTTCGACTATGCCCGCCTCCGTGGTTTGACTAAATCTGATCAGGCATATTTTGAATCGAAACTGCCGCCTGACTGGGCCGCAGAACAGACCATGATCGAGAGAGCGGCATTTTGCGATGCACTTGCAGTACTCCGTCAGGCAGTGGGCGACCCTTACCTGGGTGTTAAAGCCGGAAATTTTATGGCCCTCAAACTGCTTGGCGCCATTTACCAGATCTCCCTGCAGACTAATACCGTTGAGGAAGCATTCCATTATCTGCAATCCTATATGGAGGCAACATTTCCGATGATCCGCGCGCGAACAGCTATTTCAGGGGATTCTGCTTCGGTGATATTGACTATCGAAGAAGGCAACACCGACCTGGACCGTATTATCCTTGAAAATGTCCTGACGATTATCTCACGGGAACTACAAATGATGGCGGGGAAAATCACTAACCTGACAATAACAAGCCCGTTTGTCGATGAGAATTATCCTTCCGGCTGGGAGCAAGGGACGGGTTTTAGCGTTTCTTTCGATTCCATCATTTTGAAAGCGTCTCTGAAAGATGTGAACCAGTTGCGCCTGGATATTCTGATTCCTGAATATTTGAAAATGATCAGCCAGCTGGATACTACGGACAAGTTTTCAGACAAAGTGCGGATAACAATGCTTTCGATGTCTGATCCCGAGTTACCCGATATTGATAGTGTTTGTGATGTAATGTGCCTGACAGCCAGAACTTTGCAGAGGAAGCTGTTGAAAGAGGAAATTACCTATCGGAAAATTACAGAGGATCTGAAAAAGCAGATTTGCTCATTCCTGATCTTGCACGAGCCTTATCCGATTGCCAGCTTGTCCTACATCCTGGGCTATTCCGAACCGGCTTCTTTTATACATTCTTTCAAAAAATGGTACGGAAATTCACCCCATAAAGTCAGGAAAGCACTTTTGGCTGCGGGGTAA